One part of the Hydrogenobacter sp. T-2 genome encodes these proteins:
- the mnhG gene encoding monovalent cation/H(+) antiporter subunit G — protein sequence MLIEILSTSLILIGSLFLLVGSVGLIRLRDSYSRLHALTKADMLGFGFVVLGVMFSVSSLGEALKLVIIWVFVVVYSSIVGYAIANSKRKRDA from the coding sequence ATGCTGATTGAGATACTCTCCACAAGCCTCATATTGATAGGTAGCCTCTTTTTGCTTGTAGGTAGTGTGGGACTTATAAGGCTTAGGGACTCCTACAGCAGGCTTCATGCTCTAACCAAGGCGGATATGCTCGGTTTTGGCTTTGTGGTTTTGGGCGTTATGTTCTCCGTAAGTAGCTTGGGAGAGGCTTTAAAGTTAGTTATAATATGGGTATTTGTTGTAGTTTACAGCTCCATAGTGGGATACGCTATAGCCAACAGCAAGAGGAAAAGGGATGCTTGA
- a CDS encoding hydrogenase subunit MbhD domain-containing protein produces MLDIIIGLLMLLSAFASLHSKDLLKSGVFFVVFGFMSGLLWIRLSAPDIAMVEIILGSAITSILIFKLSRGVRDIAIKPKLWRRLWAGAGSLVLFVFLTFYLFTVREEERVGGLVFEKLSLSGVESPVTAVLLNFRGYDTLLEVGVITLAVIGILALEPKRKIYEWNDIVVWRFSKIFLPIIALFSLYITYLGAFSVGGAFQGGSLLAGGLAFLSLSGQKLPIRENPTLFLAMLSLAVFVAFAFAYALVGHGFLTYPLELSTLSIMLIEISICISTGMLLYIAIRGRL; encoded by the coding sequence ATGCTTGACATAATAATAGGACTTTTAATGCTCCTGTCCGCTTTTGCATCGCTACACAGTAAGGACCTTTTAAAAAGCGGAGTTTTCTTTGTGGTTTTTGGTTTTATGAGTGGTCTTTTGTGGATTAGGCTTTCCGCACCAGACATAGCCATGGTGGAGATAATACTGGGTTCCGCCATAACAAGTATTCTCATATTCAAGCTGTCAAGGGGTGTAAGGGATATTGCCATAAAACCTAAATTATGGAGAAGGCTTTGGGCTGGTGCAGGCTCTTTGGTGCTGTTTGTATTTCTCACCTTTTACCTGTTTACAGTAAGAGAGGAAGAGAGGGTAGGTGGTCTTGTTTTTGAAAAACTTAGTCTCAGCGGTGTGGAAAGCCCTGTAACTGCGGTCCTTCTTAACTTTAGAGGATACGATACGCTCTTAGAAGTTGGTGTTATAACCCTTGCGGTAATTGGCATATTAGCCCTTGAGCCAAAGAGAAAAATCTATGAGTGGAACGATATAGTGGTGTGGCGTTTTTCTAAAATATTCCTGCCCATAATAGCCCTCTTTTCCCTATATATAACCTATCTTGGAGCTTTCTCTGTGGGTGGTGCCTTTCAGGGTGGCTCTCTCTTGGCAGGTGGTCTTGCCTTTCTGAGCCTTTCTGGACAGAAACTGCCGATAAGAGAGAACCCTACCCTTTTCCTCGCCATGCTTAGCCTTGCGGTCTTTGTAGCCTTTGCCTTTGCATACGCCCTTGTAGGACATGGCTTTCTTACCTATCCTCTTGAGCTTTCAACCTTGTCTATAATGCTTATAGAGATTTCCATATGTATTTCTACAGGAATGCTACTATACATAGCCATAAGGGGTAGACTATGA
- a CDS encoding cation:proton antiporter subunit C, with protein sequence MKELYYLLSFLLISMSTYYFITALNFVKRLIAVNILGSGVFLFFVATARNTPSENPDPVPHALVLTGIVVAVSATALAVSLLLHLSKQKEEE encoded by the coding sequence ATGAAGGAACTGTATTATCTGCTCTCCTTTCTTCTCATAAGCATGAGCACCTACTACTTTATCACCGCCTTAAACTTTGTTAAGCGACTAATTGCGGTCAACATCTTAGGCTCTGGCGTTTTTCTCTTTTTTGTGGCAACCGCAAGAAATACCCCCTCCGAAAACCCAGACCCCGTGCCCCATGCTCTTGTGTTAACAGGTATAGTGGTGGCGGTAAGTGCCACAGCCCTTGCGGTCTCCTTACTTTTGCACCTTAGTAAACAAAAAGAGGAAGAATGA
- a CDS encoding complex I subunit 5 family protein yields the protein MLGFDLGYLVAVPLIGAILSLLSPIRLLVAVVFSLLSLTLSLYAFYITLSMHEPIYQWVGGWPAPLGIGFKLDGVSGFFLMMSGVVSFAVGVYSLGFFKEGYKRQEGFFWFFFFFLWTGLNAFFLSEDLFNLYVALEVLSLTAVVLVALPGYRKAIKASVNYLFLSLFASMFYLFGVAMLYTNYGTLSMSLLAQRLTGTEAFVFTLFPLVLALSIKSALLPFHFWLPPAHSSTVAPASALLSGLVVKPPAYLILRLWLDVFPDNLSLEYLSWVLGGLGALAVFFGSYYAIRQRTIKMLLAYSTVAQMGYLFLMVPIYYKAQSLEVKTIVLQGFALQALSHALAKASMFLSSGNAIYVARRDELSYMPGFAHSHPFTFFALFFSGATLIGLPLSGGFVAKFLLLKASIKIGFVFQGIIFLLGSLLAAMYIYPIWKESFSSKPEKLYDKPIPRSMELSAFTLGFIAFSIGLISGFLIQGITGRD from the coding sequence ATGCTTGGCTTTGACCTTGGTTATCTTGTGGCAGTGCCCCTTATAGGTGCTATCCTTTCTCTCCTATCTCCTATAAGGCTTCTTGTTGCGGTTGTTTTCAGTCTGCTTTCACTGACTCTTTCCTTGTATGCCTTTTACATAACCTTAAGCATGCATGAACCCATCTATCAATGGGTAGGAGGCTGGCCTGCACCACTTGGAATTGGCTTTAAGTTAGATGGTGTTTCGGGCTTTTTCCTTATGATGAGCGGGGTGGTGAGCTTTGCGGTGGGAGTATACTCTCTGGGTTTTTTCAAAGAAGGCTACAAGAGACAAGAAGGGTTTTTCTGGTTTTTCTTCTTTTTCCTCTGGACGGGGCTTAATGCCTTTTTCCTCTCTGAGGACCTCTTTAACCTGTATGTTGCCCTTGAGGTGCTTTCCCTTACTGCGGTGGTGCTTGTTGCCCTTCCAGGCTATAGAAAAGCCATAAAGGCTTCTGTGAACTATCTGTTTTTGTCTTTGTTTGCTTCCATGTTCTACCTCTTTGGCGTTGCCATGCTATACACCAATTACGGAACTCTTAGCATGTCCCTACTTGCCCAGAGGCTTACTGGAACTGAGGCTTTTGTTTTTACGCTTTTTCCCCTTGTCTTGGCTCTTTCCATAAAGTCCGCCCTTTTACCCTTTCACTTTTGGCTTCCACCAGCCCACTCAAGCACGGTGGCACCTGCCAGTGCCCTCCTCTCTGGGCTTGTGGTAAAACCACCTGCATACCTGATACTTAGACTTTGGCTTGATGTTTTTCCAGACAACCTGAGCCTTGAATACCTGAGCTGGGTTTTGGGTGGGCTTGGTGCTCTTGCAGTGTTTTTTGGCTCCTATTACGCCATAAGGCAGAGAACCATAAAGATGCTCTTGGCATACTCTACCGTTGCACAGATGGGATACCTTTTTTTGATGGTCCCCATATACTACAAAGCCCAAAGCCTTGAGGTTAAAACCATTGTCCTTCAGGGTTTTGCTCTTCAAGCTCTTTCCCATGCCTTGGCAAAAGCCAGCATGTTCTTATCTTCTGGAAACGCTATATATGTGGCTAGGAGGGATGAGCTTTCTTACATGCCAGGCTTTGCCCACAGTCATCCTTTTACCTTCTTTGCCCTCTTCTTCTCGGGTGCCACCCTTATAGGTCTGCCACTAAGCGGTGGCTTTGTTGCCAAGTTTCTACTTCTAAAGGCTTCTATAAAGATAGGCTTCGTGTTTCAGGGTATCATATTCCTTCTGGGAAGTTTGCTTGCGGCTATGTATATTTACCCTATTTGGAAGGAGAGCTTTTCTTCTAAGCCAGAAAAACTTTATGACAAGCCCATTCCACGCTCTATGGAACTTTCCGCCTTTACGCTTGGGTTTATAGCCTTTTCCATAGGGCTAATTTCAGGCTTTTTAATACAAGGAATTACGGGAAGAGACTAA